The following are encoded together in the Strongyloides ratti genome assembly S_ratti_ED321, chromosome : 2 genome:
- a CDS encoding N-acylethanolamine-hydrolyzing acid amidase, whose protein sequence is MTSKILFTFIIFFLFISNYQVNGVGEEFTPHCEVGNNLYTPETLQHVPWFNINLDLPPNERYKIVAGALGKEMRDVIATLKEMIGILGPLPMEILENVMQNAYENHFPLTYREEIEGISQASGVPIADMALMNIFYELSRFCTSIIADNNNNEIFHARNLDFGQLFIWNISSQSYQLTDTLKKASVNLNFIKNGKLLFKGTTFAGHVGFISSMKPGAFSLTMNSRLVPDISNVVTWLMGGETDVHFAMWIEREVMETCNTYDEAIAKLSSVPQLTGVYFIVGGSQPGIGSVLVKNDSWVDATVQLNESNNDGWYILQTNYDPDKKPLYLDDRRTPGHNCMKKLGKSSVSMRGIFEVLSSRPTLNKTTVHSTLMSITTGEYVSYIRYCPNPCWAF, encoded by the coding sequence atgacatcaaaaatattgtttacttttataatattttttttatttatttctaattatCAAGTTAATGGAGTTGGTGAAGAATTTACACCACATTGTGAAGTtggaaataatttatatacacCTGAAACATTACAACATGTTCCCtggtttaatattaatttagatCTTCCACCTAAtgaaagatataaaattgttgCTGGAGCTTTAGGTAAAGAAATGAGAGATGTTATAGCaacattaaaagaaatgatTGGTATTCTTGGACCATTACCTATggaaatattagaaaatgtTATGCAAAATGCTTATGAAAATCATTTTCCTCTTACATATAGAGAAGAAATTGAAGGTATATCACAGGCTAGTGGAGTTCCTATTGCTGATATGGcattaatgaatattttttatgaattatCAAGATTTTGTACTTCTATTATTgctgataataataataatgaaatatttcaTGCTAGAAATCTTGACTTTGgtcaattatttatttggaATATATCATCTCAATCTTATCAACTTACagatactttaaaaaaagcatcagttaatttaaattttataaaaaatggcaaacttttatttaaggGTACTACATTTGCAGGACATGTTGGTTTTATAAGTTCTATGAAACCTGGTGCATTTTCATTAACTATGAATTCTAGACTTGTTCCTGATATAAGTAATGTTGTTACATGGTTAATGGGTGGTGAAACTGATGTTCATTTTGCAATGTGGATTGAACGTGAAGTTATGGAAACATGTAATACATATGATGAAGCAATTGCCAAATTATCTTCTGTTCCACAATTAACAGGTGTCTATTTTATTGTTGGTGGATCACAACCAGGAATTGGTAGtgttttagttaaaaatgaTAGTTGGGTTGATGCAACAGTTCAATTAAATGAATCTAATAATGATGGTTGGTATATTCTTCAAACAAATTATGATCCAGATAAGAAACCTTTATATTTAGATGATAGAAGAACACCAGGACATAATTGTATGAAAAAACTTGGTAAAAGTAGTGTAAGTATGAGAGGTATTTTTGAAGTTTTATCATCAAGAccaacattaaataaaacaacaGTTCATTCAACTTTAATGTCAATAACTACAGGAGAATATGTTTCATATATAAGATATTGTCCTAATCCTTGTTGGgcattttaa